From a region of the Corallococcus coralloides DSM 2259 genome:
- a CDS encoding RNA methyltransferase codes for MVLPVRFVLMRPRNAENLGAAARALKNCGLSDWAWVTPEVEDLGPAHRLAVHAEDVLDGVKRPDTLDAAVSDCVWVVGTSSRKVEGKRRLSPRAVGEELVARAKQGPVALVFGDERSGLTNAEVERCHDLSAVPTAPEQPSINLAQAVLLYAYEVRMAHLADSAPPPGPLPLAATDAELARVEATLEALLGAGGFLVDEKPGRTAVRDLVAPLRRSRLTRNEARLWLAALHTVRKHFPGRDDP; via the coding sequence ATGGTGCTGCCCGTCCGATTCGTCCTCATGCGCCCGCGCAACGCGGAGAACCTGGGTGCCGCCGCCCGCGCCCTGAAGAACTGCGGCCTGTCCGACTGGGCCTGGGTGACGCCGGAGGTGGAGGACCTGGGTCCCGCCCACCGGCTCGCGGTGCACGCGGAGGACGTGCTGGATGGGGTGAAGCGGCCGGACACGCTGGACGCGGCGGTGTCCGACTGCGTCTGGGTGGTGGGGACCAGCTCCCGCAAGGTGGAGGGAAAGCGCCGCCTGTCTCCCAGGGCCGTGGGGGAGGAGCTGGTGGCGCGGGCGAAGCAGGGGCCGGTGGCGCTCGTCTTCGGGGATGAGCGCAGCGGCCTCACCAACGCGGAGGTGGAGCGCTGCCACGACCTGTCCGCGGTGCCCACCGCGCCGGAGCAGCCCTCCATCAACCTGGCGCAGGCGGTGCTGCTCTACGCCTATGAGGTCCGCATGGCGCACCTCGCGGACAGCGCGCCGCCGCCGGGTCCCCTGCCCCTGGCCGCCACCGACGCGGAGCTGGCCCGGGTGGAGGCCACGCTGGAGGCGCTCCTGGGCGCGGGCGGATTCCTCGTGGACGAAAAGCCCGGGCGCACGGCGGTGCGGGACCTGGTCGCGCCCCTGCGCCGCTCCCGGCTCACGCGCAACGAGGCCCGGCTCTGGCTGGCCGCGCTGCACACCGTGCGCAAGCACTTCCCGGGCAGGGACGACCCCTGA
- a CDS encoding pseudouridine synthase: protein MPRKPERPPKSPPRPNRWEGKEKPDWLSRALARAGAMPQDEADAAIKAGRVTVNGRVATTPLTPVPPDAVIKVDGMPVRKGAPTHVLAFHKPAGVLTSTARQHRTGTVFELLLPQLPLELNRFTWHAVGRLDVDTTGLLLFTNDDKLVAHATSPETNLPKRYVATVFSTADDAKVEPLRQGMMLDDGPARPAGVRVRDEHTVEVTLTEGRHHQVKRMLGAVGLPARALHREAVGDITLDDIPEGGFRLLTEQEVREKLNYSGRD from the coding sequence ATGCCTCGCAAGCCCGAACGGCCCCCCAAATCCCCTCCCCGCCCCAACCGCTGGGAGGGCAAGGAGAAGCCGGACTGGCTCTCCCGCGCGCTCGCCCGCGCGGGCGCCATGCCCCAGGACGAGGCGGACGCCGCCATCAAGGCAGGCCGCGTGACGGTCAACGGCCGCGTGGCGACCACGCCCCTGACGCCCGTGCCGCCCGACGCCGTCATCAAGGTGGACGGGATGCCGGTGCGCAAGGGAGCGCCCACGCACGTGCTGGCCTTCCACAAGCCCGCGGGGGTGCTGACCTCCACCGCGCGCCAGCACCGCACGGGCACGGTGTTCGAGCTCCTGCTGCCCCAACTGCCCCTGGAGCTGAACCGCTTCACCTGGCACGCCGTGGGCCGGCTGGACGTGGACACCACGGGCCTCCTGCTCTTCACCAATGACGACAAGCTGGTGGCCCACGCCACGTCCCCGGAGACGAACCTGCCCAAGCGCTACGTGGCCACGGTGTTCAGCACCGCGGACGACGCGAAGGTGGAGCCGCTGCGCCAGGGGATGATGCTGGATGACGGCCCCGCCCGCCCCGCCGGGGTGCGCGTGCGCGACGAGCACACGGTGGAGGTGACGCTCACCGAAGGCCGCCACCACCAGGTGAAGCGCATGCTGGGCGCCGTGGGGCTGCCTGCCCGTGCACTCCACCGGGAGGCCGTGGGCGACATCACCCTGGACGACATCCCCGAGGGCGGCTTCCGGCTCCTCACCGAGCAGGAGGTCCGCGAGAAGCTGAATTACTCGGGGCGGGACTGA
- the sthA gene encoding Si-specific NAD(P)(+) transhydrogenase, protein MADFDLVVIGSGPAGEWGAVQASLAGKRVAVVEREPVLGGTAANTGTLPSKTLRETALHLSGFKARGLYSVDATLRHEATVSDFLFRERRVKQMERERIHKNLQRHGVTLFQGAGSFVDAHTVAVKRDGAEVARLIAGTVLIATGSTPYRPPMYPFGDPRVHDSDEILDITTLPRTLVVVGGGVIGCEYACMFAALGIPVTLVEVKNDLLNFLDAEVGQRLRDCMETLGVRLRLGQTVESAHVPESHSEPIRLQLSTGEVLEADQVLVASGRTANTAGLGIEALGVKQGKRGQIEVGLAYQTAVPHIYAVGDVVGFPALASTSMEQARIAVEHAFGPGKRTLTPILPYGIYTIPEVSMAGDTEESLRARSIPYVVGRATFETNPRGQIIGEKQGLLKLLFHRDDMKLLGVHVLGEQASELVHVGLTALLTGSTAQLFVETCFNYPTLSEAYKAATYDALDQVRVSSA, encoded by the coding sequence ATGGCGGACTTCGACCTGGTGGTCATCGGATCAGGCCCCGCGGGGGAATGGGGCGCGGTGCAGGCCTCGCTCGCGGGGAAGCGGGTGGCGGTGGTGGAGCGGGAGCCGGTGCTCGGCGGCACGGCGGCCAACACCGGCACCCTTCCCTCCAAGACGCTGCGCGAGACGGCGCTGCACCTGTCCGGCTTCAAGGCGCGCGGCCTCTACAGCGTGGACGCGACGCTGCGCCACGAGGCCACCGTCTCCGACTTCCTCTTCCGCGAGCGCCGCGTGAAGCAGATGGAGCGCGAGCGCATCCACAAGAACCTCCAGCGCCACGGCGTGACGCTGTTCCAGGGCGCCGGCTCCTTCGTGGACGCGCACACCGTCGCGGTGAAGCGCGACGGCGCGGAGGTCGCCCGGCTCATCGCCGGCACCGTCCTCATCGCCACCGGCTCCACCCCGTACCGCCCGCCGATGTACCCCTTCGGCGATCCGCGCGTGCACGACTCGGATGAAATCCTCGACATCACCACCCTGCCCCGCACGCTGGTGGTGGTGGGCGGCGGTGTCATCGGCTGCGAGTACGCGTGCATGTTCGCCGCGCTGGGCATCCCGGTGACGCTGGTGGAGGTGAAGAACGACCTGCTCAACTTCCTGGACGCGGAGGTGGGCCAGCGGCTCCGCGACTGCATGGAGACATTGGGCGTCCGGCTGCGCCTGGGCCAGACGGTGGAGTCCGCGCACGTGCCGGAGTCCCACTCGGAGCCCATCCGCCTGCAGCTGTCCACGGGCGAGGTGCTGGAGGCGGATCAGGTGCTGGTCGCCTCCGGCCGCACCGCGAACACCGCGGGCCTGGGCATCGAGGCGCTGGGCGTGAAGCAGGGCAAGCGCGGCCAGATTGAAGTGGGGCTCGCGTACCAGACGGCCGTGCCGCACATCTACGCGGTGGGGGATGTCGTCGGCTTCCCCGCGCTGGCCTCCACGTCCATGGAGCAGGCCCGCATCGCGGTGGAGCACGCGTTCGGCCCGGGCAAGCGCACGCTCACGCCCATCCTGCCCTACGGCATCTACACCATCCCGGAGGTGTCCATGGCCGGCGACACGGAGGAGTCCCTGCGCGCGCGGAGCATCCCCTACGTCGTCGGCCGCGCCACCTTCGAGACCAACCCGCGCGGGCAGATCATCGGGGAGAAGCAGGGCCTCTTGAAGCTGCTCTTCCACCGCGACGACATGAAGCTGTTGGGCGTGCACGTGCTGGGCGAGCAGGCCTCGGAGCTGGTGCACGTGGGGCTCACCGCGCTGCTCACCGGCTCCACCGCGCAGCTCTTCGTGGAGACCTGCTTCAACTACCCGACGCTGTCGGAGGCCTACAAGGCCGCCACCTACGACGCGTTGGACCAGGTCCGCGTCAGCAGCGCCTGA
- a CDS encoding nuclear transport factor 2 family protein, with amino-acid sequence MSASENFSLARAWLQAFNAHDVTALVALYAEDATHTSPKIRVLHPETGGRLVGRPALERWWRDAIARLPGLRYEETALTADGDRVFMEYLRHAPNEAPLPVAEVLEVKGGRIVASRVYHG; translated from the coding sequence ATGAGCGCGAGCGAAAACTTCTCCCTGGCCCGGGCCTGGCTCCAGGCCTTCAACGCCCACGACGTCACCGCGCTGGTGGCGCTGTACGCGGAGGATGCAACACACACCTCGCCCAAGATTCGCGTCCTGCACCCGGAGACGGGCGGGCGCCTGGTGGGCCGGCCGGCCCTGGAGCGGTGGTGGAGGGACGCCATCGCCCGGCTGCCGGGCCTGCGCTACGAGGAGACGGCCCTCACGGCGGACGGGGACCGGGTGTTCATGGAGTACCTGCGCCACGCGCCCAATGAGGCCCCCCTGCCGGTGGCGGAGGTGCTGGAAGTGAAGGGCGGGCGCATCGTCGCGTCGCGCGTCTACCACGGCTAA
- the fusA gene encoding elongation factor G, with protein sequence MASNVPIEKIRNIGISAHIDSGKTTLSERILFYTGKIHEIHEVRGKDGVGAVMDSMDLEREKGITIQSAATYAMWGDFNINLIDTPGHVDFTIEVERALRVLDGAILVLCSVSGVQSQSITVDRQMKRYKVPRIAFINKMDRSGANYDRVAAQLKEKLGHHAVKLQYPIGAEDRFQGLIDLLSMKAFYFDGENGEHIREEAIPADMLDEAKLRRDEMIEGIANVDDELGEAFLMDPASITEEQLRAAVRRATIALKMTPVMCGSAYKNKGVQLLLNAVCSYLPNPKEATNEALDQKNNEAKVILESDPAKPFVGLAFKLEDGRYGQLTYMRIYQGKVSKGDFIINQVNQKKVKVPRIVRMHASEMHDVNEATAGDIVALFGIECASGDTFTDGTVQYTMTSMFVPDAVISLAVTPKNRDTLANFSKALNRFHKEDPTFRVRRDEESAQTIISGMGELHLEIYIERMKREYNCEVVAGKPQVAYRETISQKGEFAYTHKKQTGGSGQFARVCGYVEPLPSDAVQQYEFVDDIVGGSIPREFIPACDKGFQEAVKKGSLIGFPVVGLRVVINDGAFHAVDSSEMAFKTAAIMGFREGYAAAKPVILEPIMKVEVTAPEDFQGSVVGQLNQRRGTILETGTAEGYVTAVAEVPLNTMFGYSTDLRSATQGKGEFTMEFSKYMPVPRNEAEALMAQYKEKQAAEQAARK encoded by the coding sequence GTGGCCTCCAACGTACCCATCGAGAAGATTCGTAACATCGGTATCTCCGCCCACATCGACTCGGGCAAGACGACGCTGTCCGAGCGCATCCTGTTCTACACGGGCAAGATCCACGAGATCCACGAGGTCCGCGGCAAGGACGGCGTGGGCGCGGTCATGGACTCGATGGACCTGGAGCGTGAGAAGGGCATCACCATCCAGTCCGCCGCCACGTACGCGATGTGGGGCGACTTCAACATCAACCTCATCGACACCCCGGGACACGTGGACTTCACCATCGAGGTGGAGCGCGCGCTCCGCGTTCTCGATGGCGCCATCCTGGTGCTCTGCTCCGTGTCGGGCGTGCAGTCGCAGTCCATCACGGTGGACCGCCAGATGAAGCGCTACAAGGTTCCGCGCATCGCGTTCATCAACAAGATGGACCGCTCGGGCGCGAACTACGATCGCGTCGCCGCGCAGCTGAAGGAGAAGCTGGGCCACCACGCGGTGAAGCTCCAGTACCCCATCGGCGCGGAGGACCGCTTCCAGGGCCTCATCGACCTGCTCTCCATGAAGGCGTTCTACTTCGACGGCGAGAACGGCGAGCACATTCGCGAGGAGGCCATCCCGGCGGACATGCTGGACGAGGCCAAGCTGCGCCGTGACGAGATGATCGAGGGCATCGCCAACGTCGACGACGAGCTGGGCGAGGCCTTCCTCATGGACCCGGCCTCCATCACCGAGGAGCAGCTGCGCGCCGCCGTGCGCCGCGCCACCATCGCGCTGAAGATGACGCCGGTGATGTGCGGCTCCGCGTACAAGAACAAGGGCGTGCAGCTGCTGCTCAACGCGGTGTGCAGCTACCTGCCCAACCCCAAGGAAGCGACCAACGAGGCGCTCGACCAGAAGAACAACGAGGCCAAGGTCATCCTGGAGTCGGACCCGGCCAAGCCCTTCGTCGGTCTGGCGTTCAAGCTGGAAGACGGCCGCTACGGCCAGCTCACCTACATGCGCATCTACCAGGGCAAGGTGAGCAAGGGTGACTTCATCATCAACCAGGTGAACCAGAAGAAGGTCAAGGTTCCGCGCATCGTCCGCATGCACGCGTCGGAAATGCACGACGTGAACGAGGCCACGGCCGGCGACATCGTCGCGCTGTTCGGCATCGAGTGCGCCTCCGGCGACACGTTCACCGACGGCACCGTGCAGTACACGATGACGTCCATGTTCGTGCCGGACGCGGTGATTTCGCTGGCGGTGACGCCGAAGAACCGCGACACGCTGGCGAACTTCTCCAAGGCGCTCAACCGCTTCCACAAGGAAGACCCCACCTTCCGCGTGCGCCGTGACGAAGAGTCCGCGCAGACCATCATCAGCGGCATGGGCGAGCTCCACCTGGAGATCTACATCGAGCGCATGAAGCGCGAGTACAACTGCGAGGTGGTCGCCGGTAAGCCCCAGGTGGCGTACCGCGAGACCATCTCCCAGAAGGGCGAGTTCGCGTACACGCACAAGAAGCAGACCGGTGGCTCGGGTCAGTTCGCGCGCGTGTGCGGCTACGTGGAGCCCCTGCCCTCGGACGCCGTGCAGCAGTACGAGTTCGTGGACGACATCGTCGGTGGCTCCATCCCGCGCGAGTTCATCCCCGCGTGCGACAAGGGCTTCCAGGAGGCCGTGAAGAAGGGCAGCCTCATCGGCTTCCCCGTGGTGGGCCTGCGCGTGGTCATCAACGACGGCGCCTTCCACGCGGTCGACTCGTCCGAAATGGCGTTCAAGACGGCCGCCATCATGGGCTTCCGCGAGGGCTACGCCGCCGCCAAGCCGGTCATCCTCGAGCCGATCATGAAGGTCGAAGTCACGGCTCCGGAAGACTTCCAGGGTTCCGTCGTCGGCCAGCTGAACCAGCGCCGCGGCACCATCCTGGAGACGGGCACCGCGGAAGGCTACGTCACGGCCGTGGCGGAAGTGCCGCTGAACACGATGTTCGGCTACTCCACCGACCTGCGCTCCGCCACCCAGGGCAAGGGCGAGTTCACGA